A region from the Triticum urartu cultivar G1812 chromosome 1, Tu2.1, whole genome shotgun sequence genome encodes:
- the LOC125532514 gene encoding uncharacterized protein LOC125532514, with protein sequence MPVMVRGYVPEHVWRVLAELSHFFRTLCAKEVPRYNIEEPKYQPRLDLFNAQGGRAGASKSYNMPRQEWEDLMFYILHNIKEVEDVWMSDFVQEEWTGVNPPIEAEALTLLRHGNPGRKNFVAWFMEKGKDPNISMDDELRWVSMGFDPAVVTCKKYDVNGYRFHTEEHQNSRPDPKTINTGVYTPGQNSVDYYGRVQNIYEVKFRQGRETLSLPVFKCRWFDPQEGVKHTPSIGLVEVKPSTVYAGADLFIAATQATQVYYLPYPCQKVYLKGWEVVFKVSPHGKLPDPNEDDYYNINPMTYEGVFYQEQPDDDDDVVRNDDARPLGDYIFNST encoded by the exons ATGCCGGTGATGGTTCGAGGCTATGTCCCCGAGCATGTCTGGCGAGTTCTTGCCGAGCTTAGCCATTTCTTCCGCACGCTCTGTGCTAAAGAA GTGCCTCGATACAATATAGAAGAGCCCAAGTATCAACCCAGGCTCGATCTATTCAACGCGCAAGGTGGGAGGGCTGGGGCCTCGAAATCTTATAACATGCCACGACAAGAGTGGGAGGACCTCATGTTCTATAtcttgcacaacatcaaggaaGTTGAGGATGTGTGGATGAG TGATTTTGTTCAAGAGGAATGGACGGGAGTGAATCCTCCTATTGAGGCGGAGGCACTTACTCTTCTCCGTCATGGAAACCCTGGACGTAAAAATTTTGTTGCTTGGTTCATGGAGAAA GGAAAAGATCCGAACATATCTATGGATGATGAATTGAGATGGGTTTCCATGGGTTTTGACCCTGCCGTCGTGACATGTAAAAAGTATGATGTGAATGGGTATCGCTTCCATACAGAGGAGCACCAAAACAGCCGCCCCGATCCCAAAACTATAAATACTGGAGTGTACACCCCCGGTCAAAATTCAGTAGACTACTACGGAAGGGTACAAAATATATACGAGGTTAAATTCCGCCAGGGGCGTGAGACCCTAAGTCTGCCTGTGTTCAAATGCCGATGGTTCGATCCGCAGGAGGGGGTAAAACATACGCCTTCCATTGGTTTGGTCGAAGTTAAACCATCAACCGTCTATGCCGGAGCCGATCTCTTCATTGCGGCTACCCAAGCTACACAAGTATATTATCTGCCTTACCCATGCCAGAAAGTGTATCTAAAGGGTTGGGAAGTTGTGTTCAAGGTGTCGCCACATGGTAAGCTACCAGACCCGAATGAAGACGATTACTACAACATTAACCCCATGACATACGAGGGAGTGTTCTATCAAGAGCaacctgatgatgatgatgatgtggttagAAACGATGACGCTAGACCATTGGGTGATTACATTTTTAATTCTACATAA